In Arvicanthis niloticus isolate mArvNil1 chromosome 4, mArvNil1.pat.X, whole genome shotgun sequence, a single window of DNA contains:
- the Tnfsf10 gene encoding tumor necrosis factor ligand superfamily member 10 isoform X1, which produces MSMLLSMWPSQSLLLGSKAALGKSDLDSSMPSMETLKGPSLSQHFRMTVICIVLLQVLLQAVSVAVTYMYFSKELKQLQDNYSKVGLACFSKEDEDFWDSADEEILNRPCLQAKRQLYQLIEEVTLRTLEETISTVPEKQLSTPPLPRGGRPQRVAAHITGITRRGNSALIPISKDGKTLGQKIESWESSRKGHSFLNHVLLRNGELVIQQQGLYYIYSQTYFRFQEAEEASKTVSKDRGRIKQMVQYIYKYTSYPDPIMLMKSARNSCWSKDAEYGLYSIYQGGLFELKENDRIFVSVTNEHLMDLDQEASFFGAFLIN; this is translated from the exons ATGAGCATGCTGCTTTCTATGTGGCCTTCTCAGTCACTGCTGCTGGGCTCCAAGGCTGCCCTGGGAAAGTCAGACCTGGACAGCAGCATGCCCTCCATGGAGACCCTGAAGGGCCCCAGCCTCAGTCAGCACTTCAGAATGACAGTGATCTGCATAGTGCTCCTGCAGGTGCTCCTGCAGGCAGTGTCTGTGGCTGTGACTTACATGTACTTCTCCAAGGAGCTGAAGCAG CTGCAGGACAATTACTCCAAAGTCGGACTAGCTTGCTTCTCAAAGGAAGACGAGGATTTTTGGGACTCTGCTGATGAAGAGATCTTGAACAGACCCTGCTTGCAGGCTAAGAGGCAACTGTATCAGCTCATTGAGGAG GTGACTTTGAGAACCCTTGAGGAAACCATCTCTACAGTTCCAG AAAAACAGCTAAGTACTCCTCCCTTGCCCAGAGGTGGAAGACCTCAGAGAGTGGCAGCTCACATTACAGGGATCACTCGGAGAGGCAACTCAGCCTTAATTCCAA TCTCCAAAGATGGAAAGACCTTGGGCCAGAAGATAGAATCCTGGGAGTCCTCTCGGAAAGGGCATTCATTTCTCAACCACGTGCTCTTGAGAAACGGAGAGCTGGTCATCCAGCAGCAGGGCCTGTATTACATCTATTCCCAAACGTACTTCCGATTTCAGGAGGCGGAAGAAGCTTCCAAGACAGTCTCAAAGGACAGAGGGAGAATCAAACAGATGGTGcagtatatatacaaatataccaGCTATCCCGACCCCATAATGCTGATGAAGAGCGCCAGAAACAGTTGTTGGTCCAAAGATGCTGAGTACGGACTGTACTCCATCTATCAGGGGGGACTGTTCGAGCTCAAAGAAAACGACAggatttttgtttctgtgacGAATGAGCATTTGATGGACCTGGATCAAGAAGCCAGTTTTTTTGGAGCCTTTTTAATTAACTAA
- the Tnfsf10 gene encoding tumor necrosis factor ligand superfamily member 10 isoform X2, producing MPGTALPTPPPRHSGNLHRAHCPVQHLTCLLSCLEVHAKLQDNYSKVGLACFSKEDEDFWDSADEEILNRPCLQAKRQLYQLIEEVTLRTLEETISTVPEKQLSTPPLPRGGRPQRVAAHITGITRRGNSALIPISKDGKTLGQKIESWESSRKGHSFLNHVLLRNGELVIQQQGLYYIYSQTYFRFQEAEEASKTVSKDRGRIKQMVQYIYKYTSYPDPIMLMKSARNSCWSKDAEYGLYSIYQGGLFELKENDRIFVSVTNEHLMDLDQEASFFGAFLIN from the exons ATGCCAGGCACTGCTctgcccaccccacctccacGACACTCAGGGAATCTGCACCGTGCACATTGCCCAGTCCAACATCTGACCTGCTTGCTGTCTTGTTTGGAAGTGCATGCTAAG CTGCAGGACAATTACTCCAAAGTCGGACTAGCTTGCTTCTCAAAGGAAGACGAGGATTTTTGGGACTCTGCTGATGAAGAGATCTTGAACAGACCCTGCTTGCAGGCTAAGAGGCAACTGTATCAGCTCATTGAGGAG GTGACTTTGAGAACCCTTGAGGAAACCATCTCTACAGTTCCAG AAAAACAGCTAAGTACTCCTCCCTTGCCCAGAGGTGGAAGACCTCAGAGAGTGGCAGCTCACATTACAGGGATCACTCGGAGAGGCAACTCAGCCTTAATTCCAA TCTCCAAAGATGGAAAGACCTTGGGCCAGAAGATAGAATCCTGGGAGTCCTCTCGGAAAGGGCATTCATTTCTCAACCACGTGCTCTTGAGAAACGGAGAGCTGGTCATCCAGCAGCAGGGCCTGTATTACATCTATTCCCAAACGTACTTCCGATTTCAGGAGGCGGAAGAAGCTTCCAAGACAGTCTCAAAGGACAGAGGGAGAATCAAACAGATGGTGcagtatatatacaaatataccaGCTATCCCGACCCCATAATGCTGATGAAGAGCGCCAGAAACAGTTGTTGGTCCAAAGATGCTGAGTACGGACTGTACTCCATCTATCAGGGGGGACTGTTCGAGCTCAAAGAAAACGACAggatttttgtttctgtgacGAATGAGCATTTGATGGACCTGGATCAAGAAGCCAGTTTTTTTGGAGCCTTTTTAATTAACTAA